The following coding sequences lie in one Sorex araneus isolate mSorAra2 chromosome 4, mSorAra2.pri, whole genome shotgun sequence genomic window:
- the NDUFAF3 gene encoding NADH dehydrogenase [ubiquinone] 1 alpha subcomplex assembly factor 3: MAAALVLRGASRSRPLLCCPHTERLWAPRRGHRLTPADDELYQRTRISLLQRESPNTMYIDSYNSRGFTVNGNRVFGPCALLPNSVVQWNVGSHQDITEESFSLFWMLEPPIEIVVVGTGDRTERLQSQVLRAMRQRGIAVEVQDTPNACATFNFLCHEGRVTGAVLIPPPGGTMRTSLTPSAE, translated from the exons ATGGCTGCCGCCTTGGTGCTTCGCGGCGCTTCCCGTTCGCGACCTCTCCTGTGCTGCCCACACACCGAGCGCCTATG GGCCCCACGGCGTGGACATCGGCTCACGCCGGCCGACGATGAGCTCTACCAGCGAACGCGCATCTCTCTGCTGCAGCGCGAGTCCCCGAACACCATGTATATTGACAGCTACAACAGTCGTGGCTTCACGGTCAACGGCAATCGCGTCTTTGGCCCCTGCGCACTACTCCCGAACTCAGTGGTGCAGTGGAAC GTGGGATCTCACCAAGACATCACCGAAGAGAGCTTTTCCCTCTTCTGGATGCTGGAGCCCCCAATAG AAATTGTGGTGGTGGGCACTGGAGATCGGACTGAGCGGCTGCAATCCCAGGTGCTGAGAGCCATGAGACAGCGGGGCATCGCCGTGGAGGTGCAGGACACG CCCAATGCCTGCGCTACTTTCAACTTCCTGTGCCATGAGGGCCGAGTGACAGGAGCTGTGCTCATCCCCCCACCTGGAGGGACTATGCGCACATCTCTGACCCCGTCTGCAGAGTGA